One genomic window of Inquilinus sp. KBS0705 includes the following:
- a CDS encoding NADH-quinone oxidoreductase subunit I: MESLSNKKKQLTIKPLNFWERAYLPAIVQGLSITMKHFFRKPVTIAYPDEKREFSENFRGMHSLKRDENGKERCTACGLCALSCPAEAITMTAAERQKGEEHLYREEKYAAVYEINMLRCIFCGLCEEACPKEAIYLDGDIVPSDYLRKDFIYGKDKLVEAPLNQ; this comes from the coding sequence ATGGAATCGTTAAGTAATAAGAAGAAGCAATTAACTATAAAGCCACTCAATTTTTGGGAGAGGGCTTACTTGCCTGCTATAGTACAGGGCTTAAGCATAACCATGAAGCACTTTTTTAGGAAGCCGGTTACAATTGCTTACCCGGATGAGAAGCGCGAATTTTCGGAAAACTTTAGGGGTATGCACTCGCTAAAGCGTGATGAGAACGGTAAAGAGCGTTGCACCGCTTGCGGCCTTTGCGCTCTATCGTGCCCGGCGGAAGCCATCACCATGACAGCAGCTGAGCGCCAAAAAGGTGAAGAACATTTATACCGCGAGGAGAAATACGCTGCTGTATACGAAATAAACATGCTGCGCTGCATTTTTTGCGGCCTGTGCGAAGAAGCTTGCCCTAAAGAGGCAATATACCTGGATGGTGATATCGTACCGTCGGATTATTTGAGAAAAGATTTTATTTACGGTAAAGACAAATTAGTAGAGGCTCCCTTAAATCAATAA